The window TAAGGTAGTCAGTTTACTCTATCTTTTTCAACTTGAGACATTCTTTGTTactcattttgaaaaattatattcaCAACCTGAAGAATTCACAGCCAAATTGCCCTTGTCCTATAGATCATTATATCTGAATATGATGGACTCCCTTAAAGGAGATCAACTGGCCATTTTAATCTATAGCATCATTAAGAGGTTGATGCTCACTCTGTGTAAGGTAGGTATTAGTAGCTTGGTTTAATGAATGAGGATTCTAGCTTTCAGAATTTAAATTCATGAATAATAATTTGAGCCTGATCTCTTGAACCAGTTCACTCACTGCCTGTGATTTTCCCACCATGCATCTGATGTTGGGGGGACAGCATGGTTTCTCGGTCCGACTGAACCTAATAATACAATGATCACCTAATCTCCCCCTCAGTTCCTACCTTACTCTTGTACCTTTCTTGGAAACAGATGCCAATTTTTACTTTTGACAAATAGCTGTATATACATGAAACACACAATAGGGAACACATTTGTAACATGGAATGATGAAATCAGGCTAGCTAGTTTCCATCCCATTTTGCTTATATTACCTTGCCAAGATCCATTCTTTGCAACAAGACCAGGATTCAAGCTTTGAATAACTAATATGGAGGGTGTTGATTTGAGCCTGCTTtcaatttttgtattttacttaGTTCCCAGTAACTTGTAACCCAATCCAAAAACATGCCTTATATTTCTCGCAGGATTGTTCCTTGTTGGATGCTCAGCCCTTCAAGACATCTTGGGTTCCATCATGCATGGAAGAACTAACACATTCTTCCGTTGTAAGAACATAAGGCTTGCTGCGATGAGAGCAAGTGTACTCCTCCTCTAGGCCAGAATCATAAGGACAGGTGCAGTAGAAGAGATCAGTGAGAAGCAGGCCATTTGGGCTGAAGATAGAAGGTGAAGATGAGGAGAAAGCAATTTTCAAGAGTCAAGAAATGCAGAGGGATAACCACTATTCTCTGAACGACTGCTTAAGAAAAGCTGGAGGCTAATCTAAGCTTCAGAAGGAGTTGAGCAAATTCAAGTGCAAAAATTCGTGTGTGCTGCTATCGTTTTGAGAGGAAGATGGCTGGATTCCCTCCAGGTTTGGGACATTAAAATTTGAGATTCGAATGAAAATTTACAGGGACCTCTTGGAATTAACCATTGCACATTAAACTCAAATGCATCCTGGTACCATCATTGTAGAGGTTGAGGGATTAGCCTTCCAAGGCAGTTTCAGCACCAAATCGCAGACCCACGTATCCACACTGGTTTGGTTTTTTCGTGTCCTCTTTCATTGCTAACTCAGAAACTTTTGGGGGAGGTAATCTTTCGGGCCTTGAGAGCCAAACGCTATAGGACTCTGCTGCAGAGACTAGAAGTTTGAGCCGGGAGCTATAGGGGAGCTCACAAATGCAGGGCTTAGTTCCTGAGTATCTTTCCCCCTTCTGTTTTTGAATTCTTGCCACCAGGGCTATACAGGGAAGCTGAGTATAATTTTCAGCTGCCAACATTGTCATTTTCTGTACCCCATAGAAACGAGAATGAGGCACCTGCTCTGCAGTTGGTCCCATGTGCCACCTGGGTGCCCTCTTCTTGTGCAACTGAGCCTctcaggaaaatgcaaacttAGGAATAAATGAAAGAAGGTCTAAGTCTGAGGGGCCAAGAGGGTCCAGTCTGGAGTGCTTGGCAGCACCTGCCGGGGCACCtacctttttttcttccctctttcttccctccatTATCTCAGAATCCATGTTTCATTGTCATCAGCAAGTAGCTGCAAGTGACATGTGTGGTGACTGAGGAGAAGAAGCACCAGGAGGCATAATAGCAGAAATTACCACAAGGCAGGCAATTTCCTAAAGAAATCCTATTTTTTTAGGgttggcattgtgatgtagtgggcAAAGTAGCCACTTTGTgagcctggcatcccatatgaacaatggttcaagttctggctgctccatttccaatctagctcactaatggcctgggaaaagcagtcaaagatgacccaagtgtttggaccactGCTACCCGCATGGGaaatctgggagaagctcctgactcctggctttggcctggcccagccctggctctgactgtaactttgactttcaagtaaataaaataaatcttaaaaaaagaataacaagaagccctgtttttgtttttttttttttttaggaaaacacACATTAGATACTAATTCATATTCCAATATCATATGCAAACTCACTATATAAAATTTCCAATTTACAttagggaaggcagcagattagGGAGGGCCCTTTGCTTTTACCAAAACATTTACTTGAGTAAATCACAATACTAAACAGTTAAGGCGAGAGCTTTACTTCTCTAGTGCTGCACTGTTCAGTAAGGTAACCACTAGCTATGTAGCCAATAGCCCCAGTGGCtattaagcattttaaatatagTTAGTTTGCACTGAAATGTTCTGTAAGGGTAAAATATACATCAGACTTCAAAGATCTGACATGAAGAACACTAATAATTTTATATAGATTACATACTAAAATTATCTGGATTTCGACTATAAACATCTATTTCTGGCTTTGCATTTCTTGATTCAAATAAGTGTGCTTGTACAGGAGACACAAGCCCATTACAAAAAGGAGAGGAAGCAGTGGGGATCTGCAGTGGGGAAATTTGTGGTGCAAAAAAGCATCCTGCCTCAGCTGCCCCTCAGCCTGGTCCACTGCATGAAGCAAGTATTCTTTCATTCCCCCAGGTCCATCTGATCTCCTAGTTAAGTCCCAGAGGGGACAAGGGAAAGGCACTTGGAGATTTCTAGGCCCTTATCATCTTAGCCATTGAGCTCGCAGTGGGAGATAGTGACAATGCGACAAGAACTTTCTCTGGGCCTCTCTGGGCCTCCATGCTTGGCCGAGACTAAGAGGAAGAACACCGCAGTGAGCCCCTTCTTCACTCCCAAGGCCATCTGATAGAGCTGCTGTCGTACCTCCTTCTGCCAATAGGCATAGATGAGTGGGTTGAGGAGGGAGTTGCCCACCCCAAGCAACCACAGGTATCGTTCCAACACGACGTAGAGCTGGCACTCCTGGCAGGCCACCTGCACAATGCCAGTGATAAAGAAGGGAGCCCAAGACAGAGTGAAGCTTCCGATGAGCACAGACACGGTGCGGACAGCCTTGAAGTCGCTGAGAATCCGTGGAGCTCGGCAAGCTCCAGCCATGGCTCCTGCATGCTCCATCTTTCGGATCTGCTGACTGTGCATGGAGGCAATCTTGAGCATGTCGCAGTagaagaagacaaagagaaactGGGCTGGGAAGAAGCCAACGCAGAAGAGGGTCAGCACGAAGCGAGGGTGGAACACAGCAAAGAAGCTGCAGGGTCCCTGGTAGACGGTCTGCTGGAAGATGGGGACTCCGAGTGGGAGGAAACCGATGAAGTAAGACAACAACCACAGCCCAGCAATGCATGCTCCAGCCACGAGCCCACTCATGATCCGGAAGTAGCGGAGGGGCTGCCTGATGGCAAGGTACCTGTCAAAGGCGATCAGCATGACCGTGAGGACAGAGGCAGCTGCAGAGGAAGTCACAAATGCCATCCGAAGGCTGCACAGGGTCTTCTGTGTGGGCTGAGCAGAGTTGGAGACTTGGTCAGAGACCAGGCCAGAGATGGCTACACCAATCAAGGCATCAGCCACAGCCAGATTCAAGGTGAAACAGAGACCTACACCGTCGCTCCTGTGGATCAGCAACAGCACAGCCAGGGCCACTAGTGCATTAGCAGCAATGATGAAGGAGGCCAGCACAGCAAGTATCACTCCAAACGAGAAAGAGGCCTCCATGTCTTGAAGCAGCGGGGCTTCCACTTACCAGATCATGCTGATTTTCCAGCCCAACTTCTCCAATGCAGGGgccagaggaggaggagctgcaggtTCAGAGCTACAGCGTGATTCCGGCCACTGATGGCCATCCAGGCTGGCAGCTGGCCATCTTAGGGATCCTGTGGGTCCTGAAGAGGTCCTCCTTCTCGTGCAGTCTCGAGCCTCCCGGCCACTGCAACTGCAACTCTCTCCAGGCAGCAATCCGCATGCAGAACTGCGGCTGATCCCAATCCTGAGCTAGTCCCTCCCCTGCCAACCTGCTAGTTACTAGACAACTCCCAAGTACCTGGTGTCTCACCAGGCCCTCTCATCTCATTGATGCCTCAAAGATTTTGTTCGGaggcacggggtggggggggaggggaatttTCAAGGTATCCTGTCTGATAGAAGATGTAATTGACACTCTGATCGTGCTTTTTCTCTGCCCCCCTCCCTGCCAGGTTTGATGTGAAATTTCCACTTTTCATCCTAAGCCTGTGTCACTTTGGGAGAAGTCAATACTTACTTTTCAAATCACTCTCCGTGACTATTAGGATTGCTTTTAATCAAGCAAGATGATCATCAGCGGTTGAAATGAGGAGGGCAGAGGAGCACACATTCGGGGATGTAGCCACACACAGAAGCTGTTTCCCACATCTTGTTTTCTGGAAGCTGACATTCTAATTCAAATAGGATTTCCCAGTCTTTGAACATAAAATTGTTCCTAGCTGCCACTTGGCTCACCGTAGAACTTGTTCTTGTCATTCACTTTCACATAGAGCCTGCTCCAGGCTGATGCTGCTTTCCCTTGAGCGTACTCCTGGTGAACTTTGTCTGCTCAGCTGGTAGCAGCTGCCACGCTTGTTGTTCATGATCTTGTACATCAGAGGTTATCTCCGGGGGCAGGCAGGGAAAGCGGAGGTGGACTCCATTCAGGAAAATGTCTCTCTtgatgtttggctgtggaattttccattttgcaGGGTTGGGTCAAGGGGAGGCAGTGTTGCTGGAGCAGGATGCGATGGGCTCAGGAAACGCACTTCTATTCTGGGTTGTATAACCATTTACTCGGGTACATTAGAACTAACTAACCTTTTGCCTCCTACTCTCCTCTTGGATACCAAGAAGAGAGGGTTGGGGAGAAGAGTGGATTGAAGCTTATTTACTCAGTTAAGGTGACAGCACAACTGGGAAAGGTTAGTGTTTTAAGCAAGGGAGTGGAGAGGCAAGGCAAATATTGGATGTCAGGTTGTTTTGACAGCCTGAGAGAGCTGTCAGCAGACAGATGCCCCTCTTCCGGAGCCTTGGGAAAGCTGTGGCCCTGGGACTCGGGATTCTGCTTGTCAGCCCGAGAACAGTTCTTGCTGTTTGGTACATGCATCAGGAGGCTgaatgccttccttccttccttcctttcctctcctctcctctcctttcttcttcttcttcttcttcttcttcttcttcttcttctctctctctctctctctctctctctctctctctctctcaaaggaaTCAGGGGACTGAGAAGATTTTTAAACATATGAGATGCTTATCACAGGCTTAATCGactgccacagtgtcagccccaaaGCCCAGATTCTTGCCTACACCCACAGGGTTTGATTCAGTAGGATCTGGTTGGGCTTGAAAATCTGAATGTTTAACAAGTTTCCAGATGCTGGCTCGGGGATGACACTTAGGAGAGCCACTGCTCTGGTGTAATtttctttctagatttatttattggaaaggcagttacagaaagagactgagagggggagaatgagaaagagaaacaaaggaacagagacagagaactctccatctactagttcagtccccaaatggccacaatggctggggcttggccaagtcaaaaccaggagtgtggaactccatctggttctcccacatgggtggaggaagATCAAGTACTTAGGCTCTCCCCCTTGCCTTCCTGCGCACATTTATAGGAAACTGAATCACTGTGTTTCTTTGCATACCAAAACTACTTTGCAGAAGGATTGAATTAAGAATCTTCGTATGGAGAGCTTGGCCTTGATTTTTCCAGGTAGGCCTAGTTATATAATGACTAGGGTCTGTGTAGGAGCGAGTCAGAATATCAGTGcatagtgtgtgtgggggggggggggggggggggaggggcggggtaACAGAAGCCAGAGATTGGAATGCTGTGAGGAAGGAATCACGGGGCAAGAGGCGGGGAAAATCCCTTTTTAGGGGCCCCAGAAGAAATCAACCCTGATAACACTCTAGCTCAATGAagctcacttttttatttttgaccttGACAATTGGAAAAGAGAGTTGTGCTGCTTTAAGCCACTAATTTTGTGGCAATTTGCTTTAGCAGCAATAGGAAACTAATACACGGGGTTGAAAGGCCCACAGGAGGAAATTATTCAAAAACGATTTTAGTTATATCGCTGCTTGGCAGCGGTTACTGCTCAAGAGATGTTAGACTGCAGGTGTCTGCTCGCCTGAAAAAGAGCAGCATTGCTTCCTGGTTTTCAGAAACCAAAATGCCAGTAGCCAAGAAATCCAGCAGAGGGCACTGTGCAGGCAGAAAGCTCTCCTGCTGTCTGGCTAGCTAAATAGAAAGGGTGTGTGAagggaaaggatttttttttctgtgtttctggatTGTTCTGCATGAAGTTGTGGTACGGGGCAGCTTCAGGTCAGCGTGGTGAGTGTGGAGATCTTGTTTTCATTTGCCACTCGGAACCTTTTGGCTCCCATTTCCATCACTAGGGCAAGGATGTCAAATTCTCCCTTAAATCCCTGCAGAAAAGAAATTGGCTAATACCTTTTTGCTCAATGTTCATGGTTAATAGATTGGAGTGGGGTGGTGATGAGAGAAAAGGcatattcaaaaatatttcttgctttttttcattGCGAAGGTTTCTCGACAAATATTCATTTTGTTGCTGGATCTTAACCTTATTTATTTACTCCAACTTTCTTAGGAAAGCTGATGGCCTAGCTGAAGATACAGCCCCAATTGTGATTCCACGGTTACCTGAAGAAATGAGGAAGCTAGCGTGTGGTGTTAGTTGAGCACTTTGCAGTGGTTACTTCATCATAACTAATCAAGCAGAGATTCTCAGAAGCAGACCAGACCTGTATGCACTCTGTCACTGTTTACGTTTCATTTACAAGAtgatggtttttaaagatttattttatttatatttgaaagagagaaatctcccattctgctggttcacacctgaaATGGCCACACATGGCCAGAGGTTacctgatctgaaaccagcagccaggaagctcttccgggtttcctacGTGCGTGCAGAGACCCAataccttgggccatcttctgctgccttcccgggtacGTTGTTAGGaatcaggattggaagtggagaagccaggactttaaccagtgtccatatgggatgttggtgcagTAGGAAGAGGCTCAGCCTACAATGTCATGGCGCCCGCCATAAGCTTCCTACCTTCCCACACCACTGCCACTTTCAGTTTTAGGTTTTAAAAGGCACTCAAAGTTTGTACATTCTGACGTTATTACACTCAGCTAATTtctgcagccaagtcctcttttgcCTTAAGCCAAAAATACCAGATGCGATGAGATAATAGGAGGTCCTTTTATTTCAACAGGGTAGGAACGGGAgttggggtggaggaggagaaaaCTAGAAAGGAcatgtctcctgccatggtgggaggatgggggctgcctgggcaggggaaggggcaggatggaggatgggagagccaggagaagggaaggaaagaggggggAATGAGAAGGGAggagctgtgtgggctgtgtgtttGCCCCAGAGactggtgactgagattatctgagccacaggttaGTGGGTGGGGACTAGGGGAGGGGCCACGAGGGATTAGGGCATGAGATTCTCAGGTAAagtgccaggttacatctgattggtggataatcAGAACAGCGGGAACTTCGCGAGCTGTGGGAAAGGCAAAGCAGGAAGCGcagggtccaagatgggatgttcgAATCACTTCTCACCCCCAGTCTCCTACCCTGCGCCTGGCTCAATTACACTAATTCGCTATTATTAATTAATAAGTATTAAGTCACCCTTGGGCTCCTGTGTACAAACTTTAGCTCTATAAGacctgtaggaaaaaaaaaaggctcaataATGACCCGTTGAATCAATCTGCCTGGTTGGTGCAGGGAAAGTTAATTGGACCTGAACATCTTTTGCTTTATAAAATGGGAATGGCAATTTCATATGGGGTGGGCAAAGTGGAGAGACAGCATATGCGAAGTGACCAGCACATATTCTAGTGACATTTAGGCCATAATCTGCCCGGTTGTTAGCTGTTAATTCCGCAATTATTTCTGCCTCTGGTTCAACTAGGAGAGAGGCTATGGAAAAGtctagcagctgggactgaagccgTCTCCTAAAGAATCTTGTTCAGTTTGCTCAAGTAAGCACTAACTAATTAGTTCCAGGCGTCGTTCACCGGCTAGGGATCTGGTAGAAGCTCAGGCACCCTTTTAAAGAGGGAACCGAAGGACTAAAGGGTAAACCACGTTTCAAGAGATGGTGATTCCACGGAGCCTGTGGGGGAGGGGGGGGAATCGGCGCTGCGTCATAATCCCGCGACGCCGACTTGTTGCGTCGCAAACTGCTTACTTATTAGAGCGAGCGACGCCGAGGTCGCGCATGCGCCGCGCAACCTTACCGGGGAAATTCTACATGCTGAGCGCGAACCTGACAAGATGAAGTAAGACCTGAATTTTCCTTTGGGTGCAGGGAGAGCGGCTTTCTGCGGGTAGCCTGGCGGGGCTGGGATGGCGGATCGTCCGCAGGGCCGACGGGCGGTGGGAGGCGCGACGGGCGGGAGCGGCTTGCCTGGAAGCGCAGGCGGACTCggctctcttgtttttccttggGCAGTCCGTTAACTAAGGTGAAGCTGATCAACGAGCTGAATGAGCGGGAGGTCCAGCTCGGGGTGGCGGAGAAGGTGTCGTGGCACTCGGAATACAAGGACAGTGCTTGGATCTTTCTGGGTGAGACCCGCGGTTTTCCTCAGACTCGCCCCTGGCCTACTTTGGACCGTTTCAAGATTTCCGTCCTGCTCTCCTTCTCATGTTTTACAACCACTTTTCTTTGCATCTTCTGTCTGCGCGGGAATCCATATTCCCATTCACTGTATGACTTCTACCCAACCCTTGTTGCCAAACCAGTTATAGAAATTTATGTTTGCCATTCACTGTTGCTGCTCGGTTTTTTTGGAGACCATAGTTGTTGCAGACACGCTCATCAACCCATTGTACagctgagaaaactgaggcacagagaagatGATGAATTTCGTGAAGGTCAGATGGCAACAGCATAACACTGTTAGTAACAATAACGCATAGTCTTTGCCATGAACTTGTATTACTCCCAACTGCCCTACACCTTTCTAGTTCCCTCAGAATTCATATTCTGCCTCCAATTAACTACGGGCTTTTGTCCACGGCCGTGTTGACATCCCTATGTTCATTTTGTGCCACAGGCAGTAGTTCTGCAGAGtgactttttaagaaagatttaaacATCTTCCTGCAAATTTACTGTCACAAGGGCTGACTTGGTGCCGGGgccaagccaggatgcaggagcttcttcctagtctcccatggaggtgcaggggctcaagcacttgggtcatcttctggtgctttcccaggcacattaacagggagctggaccagactggagaacagccaggtcttgaaccagtgcccatataggacgcTGGTCTCACAAGCGGCAGCTTTGCCTGTCCCACCACAACGGCAGCCCTGCCGAGTGACACTTCAGCAGGGTTGTTGCATCATGCATTCTGCTGCACACTCAGTATGCATTGCCTCACTTTTTATAACAACCCTAAGAGGCGAGTACTACtacctatgtttttttttttttaatcatttttcccctgtatctggggtcaggggagaaacaaagggagaagtcccacccagcctcccacccatcccaggttccccatgtggggcatgatctgagggtcctgctcaaacagttttgatagttcaacagttctaaattgttGCCAAActcgccgttccaagcacgatgaaatctcttcagaatccactggctgacatagtgtcttcatggttggggttcttactatctatattttaaagatgaagagaAAGGGTCTGGCAGCATGGACTAGTAGGATCAGCTTGcagagtcagcatcccatatgaatgtcagttcgagtcctggctgctccacttcccttccagctccctgcttgtggcctgggaaagcagaggaggatggctctgtccttggtactctgcacccatgtgggagacctggaggaggctcctgcctcctggctttgaaacacctcagctctggctgttgtggccatttggggaatgaaccagtggatgaatactctttctctctgtaaatctgcgtttccaatgaaaacaagaatgaatctttaaaaagaaataagaggaaAGAACACATGGAAGGGATATTGTTTGCTATGTATGCTTAATGGTGGTCTTCATAATGCTCAGTTGGTGGGGTTAATGATGTTGCATGTAAACTCATTTTGGATATTACCTATAAAATGGGgctaataaatatgtaaatttcaAGTATATTTGTGAAAGTGGAGTTTTATGATAGAACCTGCTTTGTccataagattttttaaagatttgtttatctttattggaaaggcaaattaatagaggagagacagagagaaagacctttcatctggtggttcactccccaaatggccacagtggtcgaagctgaaccaatccgaagccaggaacctgaagtttcttcagggtctcccctgtgggtgcagggtctcaagactttgggccattctctactatttcccaggccacaagcagggagctggaagggaaatggagcagctgggacatgaaccggtgtccctatgggatcccagagcttgcaaggctaggattagtcaattgaagcATCGTGCCGGCGCCGTCCATAGGTTTTTGGGTATGAGGAAGGCTGAATGGATCAAATGA is drawn from Ochotona princeps isolate mOchPri1 chromosome X, mOchPri1.hap1, whole genome shotgun sequence and contains these coding sequences:
- the GPR119 gene encoding glucose-dependent insulinotropic receptor, yielding MEASFSFGVILAVLASFIIAANALVALAVLLLIHRSDGVGLCFTLNLAVADALIGVAISGLVSDQVSNSAQPTQKTLCSLRMAFVTSSAAASVLTVMLIAFDRYLAIRQPLRYFRIMSGLVAGACIAGLWLLSYFIGFLPLGVPIFQQTVYQGPCSFFAVFHPRFVLTLFCVGFFPAQFLFVFFYCDMLKIASMHSQQIRKMEHAGAMAGACRAPRILSDFKAVRTVSVLIGSFTLSWAPFFITGIVQVACQECQLYVVLERYLWLLGVGNSLLNPLIYAYWQKEVRQQLYQMALGVKKGLTAVFFLLVSAKHGGPERPRESSCRIVTISHCELNG